The Stigmatella ashevillena genomic sequence CCACGCCGCCGGTCAACCGCAACACGGCCCCCATCGGTGCCGTGCCGTTCGCTGAGGAGCAGCCGCCCCGTCGGCGTCTGAAGGAACTGCTCGACGAGGCTTCGCGCCAACTCGACGCCATTCAGGGGGGCCTCAGCGACGTGAAAAAGGCCGCGGTGCGGTTGGCCTCGCTCCCCGCCGAAGCGGTTCGCCTGGCTGCGCGCCACCTGCGCTTCGTCGAGGGGTGAGGAGGGTGCCTGGGCCGTGGAGCTGACCCTCGTCTCGTACAACATCCACAGCGGCGTCGGCACAGATGGGCGATTTGATCTGCACCGGGTTGGCGAGGTGCTCCGGGAGACCCACGCGGATGTCATCGCGCTTCAGGAAGTCGGCGACTTCCGGAGCGTGACCGACCGCGAGGATCAACCGGAGCACCTGGCGGACATGCTCGGGCTGCACATGGCCTTCGGCCCCAACGTGGTGAAGGCCGGCCGCCGTTACGGCAACGCCATCCTCACCCGGCTGCCCATCCTCCAGTCGAAGAACTACGACCTGAGCGTCCCAGGCCGGGAGCCCCGGGGGGCGCTGCGGTGCGACCTGGACCTGGGGGAAGGCAAGGCCCTGCACGTCTTCTGCCTGCACCTGGGGCTCTCCATTGGCGAGCGCCGCCGACAGGAGCGGCTGCTGCTGTCGGCGGACATCCTCCAGGATGCCGCGCGCAAGGACCCGGTGGTGGTCTGCGGGGATTTCAACTACTGGGGCAACAAGCCGGTGCCGGCCCTGGTGCGCCAGGCCATTCACGACGTGGCCCTGGAGCTCGATGCCCCCGCCAGAACGTACCCCTCGCGGCTGCCCATGCTCCGGCTGGACCGTATCTTCGTGGACACGGGGGTCCGGCCCCTCTCCATCCGGCCTCACCGGTCCGAGCTGGCCAGCGTGGCCTCGGATCACCTCCCGCTGGTGATGCGTTTCGAAGCGCCGGTGATCGAAACGCGACTGCCCTCGGCGCCCGTACAGCTCATCGGGTAACATGAGGTCTTCCAGCAGTGTTGGTTGGATGGCCAACGCTTGCGTCCGCTGGACACATTCGCTTGTGACGGGGTTGTCGCAGCGGGTGCATATGCCTAGGTTGGCTTCCGCCCGTGGGGACGACACGTGTGTGGTTTGGAGAACAGATGAGCTTGGGGTCGGAACAGACGGATCGCGGCATCGCCGCGCTCGTCGGGCGGATGGCCGATGGTTTCAGCCGCCTGGTGTCCCAGCACCTCACGTTGGCGCGCATGGAAATGGCCGAGGACGCCAAGGCCATGGGCAAGGATGTGGCCCGCATCGCCGCGTTCGTGCCCTTCGTCCTGGTGGGCTACCTCTTCGTGTGTGGAGCCCTCGCCGCCGTCCTTGCCCATTGGTTGGGCCAGGCGGGCGGGCTGGTGACGGTGGGAGTCATTAACTTGATTGCCGGAGGCATTGGCATTCACCGGGCCATTTCACGTCTTCAGGAGCGTCAGGTCATGGATGACAGCGCTCAGGAACTTTCCCGCAGTGTGGCGGCGCTGGGCACGTCCGACCCGAAAGACACGGCGGCCCCGTCGGCCTCGACGTCTCGACACATGTTCAAGGAAACCCCGCATGCCCAGTAATGGACATTCCAAGACCGAGCCCCGTAGCCCAGAAGCCCTGCGTGCCGAGATCGAACGCACCCGGGCGGAGCTCTCCACGTCCGTCAGCGCCCTGCGCGAAGAGGTGGCGGCCGCCGTGGACTGGCGCGAGTGGGTGCGCACCCATCCGCTGACCTTCGTGGGCGCGGCCTTCGCGGTGGGTTTTGTGCTTGGGCAGCGCCGCTGACTCCCTTTTTTCCGATTCAGTCCCAACATTCGCAAGAGGAGATGGCTTCCATGGAAATCAATCCGCAGCAGATTCAGGACCGCGCCCGTGACATCCAGGAGCGCATCGTTCCGCAGATCGACGAGGCCCGCCGCAACCTGGCGGATTTCAACACGCGCGCGGTGAGCTTCATCCGAGCCAACCCGGGCACCTGCCTCATTGGCGCCATCGCCGTGGGTTTCTTCGTCGGCCGACTCGCGTCGCGCCGCTGAGCCGCCCCTTCCTCGTCAAACCGGGAGCACATTCATGACGACTTTCCAGAGTCCCCAGAACAACGGCGCACCGAACGGCACGGACAACAACGGGTTCGGCCAGCGCGTCGATCAGATCGGCGTGGACGCTCAGCAGTTGTGGAGCGATGCGCGCAGCGCGGTGACGGGCTTGTCCGAGACGCTCGACATCCGGGGCCGCGTGGAGCGCAACCCTTACGGAATGGTGCTCGCCGCGGTGGGCGTGGGCTATGTGCTGGGAGGCGGGCTGTTCACGCCGCTCACCGCGCGGGTGCTCAAGCTCGGCGTGCGCCTGGCGGCACTGCCCTTCGTGAAGGATGAGCTGCTGGGCATGGCCGAGGCCGCGCTCCAGGGCTTCCAGGCCGGGCAGTCCAATGTCAGCGGCCAGGGCAATACCGCGGGCATCGGCGCCGCCCCCAGGACCTCGGGTCCCGGGACCATCAGCTGATCCGTCGTACCGCTTTCACACCCTCACACTTACCTGGAGACATGACCCATGTTCACCGCCAGAGATCTCAAGAAGCTCGACAAGGATGATCTGCTCAACCTCATCGGGCTCGAGACCCGGAAGGACACCGCGGACTACCTGCTGCCCGCGCTGGGCGCCTTCACCGTGGGCGTGCTGCTCGGCGTCGGCGTGGGCGTGCTGCTCGCGCCCAAGCCGGGCCAGGAGCTGCGCACGGACCTGCGCAACCGGTTCCAGAGCGGCCAGGATGCGATCTCCGGCGCGGTGAACCGCGCCACCGAGAGCGTCACCCGCAACGCGTGATCCGAATCGCCGCTCCGGCGGTTCTCAGGCCCCTTGAGCGCGCAGTGCGCTCGGGGGGCTTTTCGTTTCTTCGGGTACACTGAGGCCCATGCCGCTGAAGGATGGAGATGGACCCTCCAGACCCCGCCGTCCCCGGACGCAGGCGCAGGGGCTCGTGGATCCGCGAAGGGATACGCCCAGGGACACCCCCTCCGTCGCGGAGCCTCCCGAGGCGCCTGGAGACGTGCTTGTCCGCGTGCGAGGCGTAGAGACGCTGGAGTCGGCCTATGAGGCGTGGCTGGAGCTGAAGGCAGAGCATGGCGCCACGCGGGCGCGCTTCCAGGAAGAGCGGGAGCGGTTGGAGCAGCAGGGCAGCTTCCTGGTGGGCGCTGTGAGGGCGGCCGGACTGGAGCCGGACGCTGGGGCGGCTTCCGCGCTGGCACCGGTGGGTGGGGAAGGGTTCCTGGGCGAGGCTCAGGCGCGCCTCTCCGAGCGGCGGGCGCACCTGGAGCGCCAGGAAGCGGACGCGGAGCGCCGTTACCAGGCGTCCTTCTCGGAGATCCGCGCCACGCTGGTGGATCGGATTCAGCGCTTCCTGGAGGCCACGCGCCCACGGCTTCAACTGCTGCTGCGCAAGGTGGATGCTCAGCGCACCATCCTCCACGTGGCCCGCGTAGGAGGGGATGAGGCCGTGTTGCTCTGTTACCTCCTGGCCGGGCGCATCCCTTCCCGCTACGGCTTTCTCTTCGATGACTCCACGGAGGATGTCTCGTTGCCGCCGCCCGCCTTGTATGCGGACGAGGGGGTGCCTCCGGAGGGGGTTCGCCCGGGGGCTGCCCAGTTGGAAGAGCGTCTGAGGGCGCCCGGAGAGGTGGTGCCCCTCAAGGGGTTCCTGCCCGTCTTCGTCCCGAGGCCGGGGGGCGGAGAGACGTTCTTCCGGTTGCTGCAACGCGGGCCCGTCATGGAGGTGGAGGTGGCCGAGGGCGCCGCCTTCCGCAGCCTCCTGGCGCGCGAGGAGGCGGAGCGCTTTGCCGGCCACCTCCTGCGGCTCAAGCTCGCGGGGAAGATCGACCTGGAGCTGGAGGCGGGGTGAGCGGGGGCCGCGGCGCTACCGCGTGCGGACCACGCCCACGTCCGCCGTGCCCGCCAGCAGGGCGCTGCCCAGGAAGAGGTTGCTGGATTCGGGGCCCCCGCTGCGCACCGATTGGAAGGTGACGAGATAGGTCTGCTGGGGCGCGGGGAAGGCCTCGGCGGGCAGGGTGATGCGCGCCTGCTTCCAATCCGAGGGGAAGGCGACGAGTTCGACCAAGTCGAGCGGCGCGGTGGGGACGTTGGTGTAGGTGGGCTTGCCGCGATCACCGTTCTGACTCAAGGGGACGACGGTGACGAAGCCAATGGTGCGATCCTGGCCCGAGGAGAGGGCGGAGCGATCCAGGGTCAGGGTCTGGCCGGCGGACAGGCGGACCACGCCCTCGGGGGGGTGCAGGGCGGTGAGCTTCTCCTGGGGGGGGGCGTTCTCCACCTGCCCCTCGTAGCGCGTCCCGTTCCGCTCCGCGATGAAGCGGTAGGTGGCGCCGCTCTGGTACTTCAGGCTGTTGTCCCCGTTGCCGGAGCGGCTGTAGGCGCCCGAGCCATCGGGCGTCAGGGTGACCGGCTCGCCCGTGGTGGGCGCCAGGGTGACGGTGGCGCCGGTGAGCCCCTGGGGCTTGGAATCCTCGCCCTCCCGGGTGCCAATGAAGGCGAAGGCGGCGGTCTGGGCGGGAATCGTCAGATCGCCTCCATCCGGGGGAGCGCCGCCATCCAGCCCCAGGAAGGCAGTGGGCGAGATGCTGACCTCGGGGGTGGAGAGCAGGGTGCCCACCATGACCGTGTCGGCGGTCAGTTGTTGAAGGTCGCACGCCAGGGGAAGCAGGCAGCAAGCGGCAGCGGAGAACAGCAGGAGAAGACGGTGCATGGGGCTCCTTGGCGCCAGAAGGGCGGGCCCTCGGGAAGGGCAGGGAGCATATCAGTCCCCGGACGCAGCGGGCGGGGGCGCGCTATCCTCGCGCCCCCGTGCAAAACCCTCTCGTTCAGTCCTCTGGCCGCCGCTTCCTCAAGCGCCTGGGGTTTGCGCTCCTGCAAGCCGTCCTCGTGGGCGGGTTGGTGGGCTCGCTCTTGTATTTCCGGGTGCCGCGCACCCAGCTCGAGGAGGAGGGGGCTTCCCCGACGTTGATCGCCTCCCTGTCCGAGCTCATCGAAGCGCCGGAGCGCTCCGCCTACGATGTTCGCGTGAGGCTGCTGGGGGAGTTTCTCCAACGCCAGCGGCGGCGAGAGCCCAAGGGGCAGGATCGCGTGGTGGTGGTGACGGTGGATGACGACACGCTCGCCAATGCCCGGCAGAGCGAGTACCCCGGCCTGGCCTCCTACCCCTGGCCCCGGGAAATCACCGGTGGGATGACGAATCGGCTCGTGCAGGAGGGGGCCTCGGTCGTCCTGCTCGACATGCGCTTTCCGGAGCTGAGCCCTCGGACCTGCGCGCTCCCGCGCGCCGGGAAGGAAGGGCCGGCCGACGATGACTTCGCCTTCCGCAAGCTGCTGGATCAATCCCCCGGGCGCTCGGCGCTCGCCTTCTCCTGGTCCGTGCCTCGCGCGAGCCCGCCCTCGCTCCGGTTGTGGCCCTACCGGGTGCGCGTGGGCGGCCCCGCGGCGTTGCCCGAGGCCCGTGCCCAGGCGCAGCGGGTGCTCGCCGCCCAGCGCCCCGCCTTCCTCCTGCCCGAGGGGGAGCGCGTGGAGGTCTGGGCGGGGGCGGAGGACGAACGGGACGGGCAGCTCTTCGCGGAGCAGTTCGGCCTGGGCCCCATGAAGGTGGAGGAGCGCCGTGCGCGGGATGATGACCACCGGTTCACCGCGTTGGATCTCTTCGTCTCCCTGGCCGAGGTCGAAGTGGAGGGGTTGGATCCCTCCCGGTTGCTCCAGGTGCGCAACCTCCGGCACCCGGTGGCGCCGCTCCTGAGTCCCCAGAGCCTCTATGGGGCGGCCACGGGCTCGCCAGATCCGGATGGGGTCCTCCGGGGCATGATTCACCTCGTCAGCTATGCACCCCGCGAGGGCGCGTACCACGTGCTGCCCTCCCTGCCGCTGGCCGCGGCGATGCGGCAGGCGGGCACCCGGAAGCTGCGCTACGCGAACGGCCTGCTCCACGTGGGAGAGGCCTATGCGATTCCCATGGACGAGACAGGCTACAGCCTGATGCGGTGGGAGGCGGGGGACGTGGGCCGCTCGGCGGGGGCCTCGGTGTTCCGCACCGTCCGGGCCTGGAACATCCTGTCCAACCTCTTCGAGGCGGCCAACGGCCGGCCTCCCCGGGCCGATCATGATCTCGAGGGGCGCGCGGTCGTCCTCACCCACACGTCCTCGTATGCCACGGACTACAAGCCGACGCCCATCGGGAAGCTCACCCCGGGGGGCGCCCTGCTCGCGCAGTCGTTGGACAACATCCTTCAATCCCAGGGAATCCTTCGCGCGCCGCCGGACATGGACCTGGCGTTGACGGTGGGCATGGCCTTCGTGGGCGCGGCCATCGCCTTTTTCTTCAGCAACACCTTCCGCTCGGGCTTCGGCGCCACGCTGTTCTTCTCCCTCGCGGTGCTGGCGGGGCTGGGCTACTGCGGGGCGGCCGGGTACGTCTTCGTGAAGCAGAGCCTGTGGATCGCCGTGGTGGGCCCGTTGACGGCCATGGGCGCCACGTTCCTGCTCACCACCGTGTATGTGGTGCGGACCGAGCGCGAGCTGCGGGACTTCGTCAACCACGCCCTCGGCCGCTACGTGAGCCCCGAGGTGGCGCGGCTCGTCACGCGGGATTTGACGCTGCTCGTCCGCCCCGAGCGCCGGCAGGTGTCCGCGTACTTCTCCGCCATCGAGGGCTTCACCCGGCTCTCGGAGCAGATGCCGCCCGAGCAGCTCGTCCAGTTCCTCAACGAGTACTTCACGGAGATGACGGTGGCGGTGCGCTCCACCGGTGGCCAGGTCGACAAGTACATTGGAGACGGGCTGATGACCTTCTGGGGCGCGCCCGTGCGCACAGACCGCCACGCCCACCTGGCCTGTGAGGCCGCGATGAAGATGCACGCCGTGCTGCAAGAGCGCCAGCCGCACTGGCAGAAGACCTATGGGCACCGCATCCAACTGCGCGCCGGCATCAACAGCGGCGAGGCCGTGGTGGGCGACATGGGCAGCGAGCTCAAGTCCAACTACACGGTGATGGGCAGGGCGGTGAACCTGGCCTCGCGGCTGGAAGTCGCCAACAAGGCCTATGGCACCTCGGTGCTCGTGGGCGAGGACACCGCCCAGCTCGCGCGCGATGCCTACGTCTTCCGCGAGGTGGATCGGGTGCTCGTTCCGGGCAACCCCGCGCCCATCCGCATCCACGAGCTGCTCGGCCGACACGGGCAGATCGCCCCCCGCGTCCAGGAGATGCTCGGCGTCTACGAGCAGGCCCTCACGGCCTACCACCAGCGGCGCTTCGATGAGGCGCTGGCCTTGTTCGAGCGGGGCGCTTCCGAGTTCCAGGACCCGGTCTCCGCCGTGTACTCGGGCCGGTGCCGCCGCTTCCAGGTGACCGCTCCGGCGGAGGACTGGAACGGCGTGTACGCGCTTCAGGAGACGTGAGGCGAGAAGGAGGGCTCAGGGGCCCTCGTCCGGATCTCCGTAGTACTCCCGGACAGGTGCATCCTTCTCGATGTGCTCGGCGATGACCCGGCGCATTCGCTCGGGGCTCATGCGCGAGTAGTAGACCTCTTCCGGCCAGCCCATGAGCTGATAGTTCTCGGGAGAGAGGGGATCCTTCTTCCGTCCCGTGTCCTCCCGGATGACGACGTTGGGCCCCATGTGGCAGAAGCCGTAGCAGCCACCACGGTACGCTTCGCAACGCGGGACGAGGCCCCGTTGGGCGAGTTCTTCCTGGGCAGCGGCAAAGACGGCGTTGGATCCGTTGGCCTTGCAATCCATGCCTTTGCACACGGACAGGCGATAGCGCTTCATCCCTTCACCCTACGGAGTTTGTTGCACCCAGGGAAGGGTACCCCCGGACCCTGCCGGCTCTCTCGGTTTATGAGAAGCCAGCGGGCTCGGGGAGCTACTTGGGAGCAGGCAAGTGGGAGGCGGGAGCCTCGCCGCTGGCCAGCTTCGGGGGCTCATGGCCCGGGCCTACGGCGTGGGGCGTCTTGAGCTGAACCAGGCCTTCACCAATGCGGGTGTGGGCTTCCTTATGCGCGTGGTGCGGCTCGTGGGAGCTCTCGCGCTTGTTCCACGGATCCGACGGGTGCGAGACGGCAGGCCCCTTGAGCAGCTTGGGGATGTCGAACACGAAGCCCTGACGGTTGTACTCCGGCTTCGTGTGCTCGTACGTGTCCATGCGGATGGCGTCCTTGGGGCACGCCTCCACGCACAGGCCGCAGACGATGCACCGCAGCTCGTCGATGACGAACTGCGTGGGGTACTTCTCGATGACGCGGGACTTGCTCTCTTCTGCCTCCGGTTCGTACTCACCGGCCTCGATGTAGATGCACTGGGCGGGGCAGATGGTGGCGCACATGTAGCAGGCCACGCACCGGGGCTTGCCGTCCTCGCGGGGAACCAGCCGGTGCAGTCCCCGGTAGCCCGGCGGATAGACAGGCTTCTCCTCGGGGTACGAGACGGTGGTGACGAGGCTGGTGCCCGTGCGATCGACGACCTCGGTGTTCGTGTCCCGGGTGCCGAAGAGGTTGCGGAAGAAGTGCCGGGTGGTGATCGCCAGCCCGCGCAGCAACTCGGGGACGTAGCTCCGCTCGCGGATGTCCGTGCGGGGATCTTGGGTTGCCTTGTAGGCCATGGCTTTCCTTGATGTGGCTTCTTCAGGAACCTAGTGCGTGGAGGGAACGGACGCACCCACCGGGGCCTTGCCGTCCAGGGATTCGGGGAGGTGGGTCTGCGCGGGCAGCGCATGGCCGTGAGCCCCGGCGGGCAGACCGCCTGGGCCGTGGCCATGCCCCAGCGCGTGGCCCGGTCCGTGGCCGCGCGGCTCCTGCGCCTCCTCCTTGGAGGAGAGCGTGAGGCCGAGCACCACGGCGATCTGCAGCAGCCCGAAGAGGGCGAGGTAGCGCAAGGAGGGATCCCACAGCACCAGGGCGCCGGTGGCGAAGACATTCACCAGGCCCATGGGCAGGAGGATCTTCCAGCCCAGCGTCTGGATCTGATCGTAGCGGAAGCGCGGGAACGTCCAGCGGATCACCATCTGGATGAAGATGAGCCCCAGGACCTTCACCCAGAAGACCGTGCCCAGCAGGGTGCCGTACAGCAGCGGGAAGTCCTTCAACTGGGTGGCCACCCACTCACCGCCGAAGGGCAGGTGCCAGCCGCCGAAGAAGAGGACCGTGGTGACGCCCGCGAGCACCACCACCTCGACGAACTCCGAGATCATGAACAGGCCGAACTTCATGCCCGAGTACTCGACGAAGTAGCCGATGATCTCGGAGTCGCCCTCGGGAGCATCGAACGGGGCGCGCTTGGTCTCCGCGAACGAGGCCGCGAAGAAGCCCAGGAAGCCCAGGGGCTGGATGATGAAGCCCCAGGTGGGCAGCCCGATGTCGAAACCGCCATCGGCGCCGGTGAGCTGCCACAGGTAGCGGGCCTGGCCCGTGCTCACGCCCGTCTCGGCGGCGAGCGTCCCGACGATGGGCGTCATCTGCACGGTGGAGAAGGCCATGATGAGCCCCACCAGCGACAGGCCGAGGGCGACCTCGTAGGAGATCATCTGCGAGGAGGCGCGCACGCCGCCCAGCAGGGCGAACTTGTTGTTGGAGGCCCAGCCGGCCAGCGACGTGCCGTAGACCGCCAGGGAGGCAATGGCCAGCAGGTAGAGCAGGCCGAAGTCCGGGGTGCTCACCACCATGTCCACGCGCTGGCCCCACAAGGTGATGGAGGGGCCTGCCGGGACGACGGCGAACAGGGCGAACACCGAGCCGAAGGCCAGGATGGGCCCCAGCTTGAAGATGAAGGAGTTGGCCAGGGCGGGGACGAAGTCCTCCTTGGTCAGCATCTTCAACGCGTCCGCGATCAGGTGCGGAATGCCGGCCAGCGGGGCGTTCCTCAGTCCCGGAAGGTTGATGCGGGCGCGGTTCGGGCCGATGCGGTCCTGGATCAGCGCGCTCCACTTGCGCTCGGCGACGGTGAGCAGCGTGGCGATGATCATCACGAAGAAGACCATCAAGAACACGATGTTCGTCAGCCGACTGGCCCCCGCGAACAGGTGCTCCTCCACCAGCGCGCCGACGGCGTACGCCAGGGCGGTGAGCGCCGCGAACAGGAAGACGATCAACCCGATGCCGAACAGAACGGTGAAGATGCGCTTCATTTAAATCCCTCGCACGCGGGGCGTACCGAACTCGCGGTACCCCGCAGGACGGCCGTCGGCACCGGTGGGCAACGGATTGATGCCCGGCTTCTCGCGGTCCGGCGGGGACGCCTGATCCCAGTTGAATGAAGCGAACTCGGTCACCTGCGCGGCCAGCTCGCGGAAGACATCCCGCGCGGAGTTCCACGCCTGCGTGCCGCCCAGCGCCCGGCTGATCTCCGAGCTCCATCGCCAGTGCGGCACCGCCTCGCCCTTGGAGGGGTAGGCCTTGCGGAAGCGCTGAACGATGCCGTCCTGCTGGACGAAGGAGCCCTCATCCTCGATGTGCGCGGACGCCGGCAGCAGCACCGTGGCCTGCGCGGTGACGGCGGACTCGGTGAGCGCCTGGGCCACGAACACCTCGAGCTGGGCCGCCACCTGGGCGAAGGCCTCCTCGCTGGAGGGGACCTCGGTGCCCAGGGCGTAGAGCGCCTTCACCTTGCCGGAGCGGATCGCCGCCGTCAGGTCCTCGAAGGGCTTGAGCGTCAGGCCCAGCCCGCGGGCGATCAGCTCCAGGCCCTTGCGGTTGGGGTTCTTGTCCGCCGTCATCAGGAAGTGGTCCGCGTCGCCCTGCGGCCGACCACCCACGTACACGTCCTGGATGCCCAGCGTGGCCTTGGCGAAGCTGAGGCCTGCCAGCAGATCCTCGTTGGAGACCAGCGGCGAGGCCAGCACAGCCAGTTTCGCGGACTTCGCCAGGGGCTGGAGCGCCTGGGCCGCGGCCTTGGCCGCCTCCACGCGGCTCAGCACGGGCTGGGCGGTGTCCTTCGGCTGGGTGGCGCGGCGGCCCACGGAGGCGCTCAGCACGCGCCCCAGGTTCAGGGACTTGTACGAGAGCCGGCCCTGGTCACACATCCAGCTCTTGTTGATCGCCTCGTTCTCGCGGGGGCGGTAGCGGTAGGTGTCCTGCGACATCCAGTCCGCGTAGATGGCACAGCCGCGCGAGCACCCGGTGCACACCGAGGGCGTGGCGGACAGGAACCAGGCGCGGGCCCGGAAGCGGAAGTCCCGGCTGAGCAGGGCGCCCACCGGGCAGACGTCCACCGTGTTGAGCGAGTAGTTGCTGCTCAGCTCGTTGCCGGGGAACACGTCGATGCGCTCGTGGCTGCCGCGGCCGAACACGCCCAGCTGCGGCTCCTTGGGGATCTCGTTCATGAAGCGCACGCACCGGGTGCAGAGGATGCAGCGCTCCTGATCCAGCACCACCCGGGGGCCGAGCACCTTGCGCTTGTTCTTCAGCGCCTTGCCGCCCTCCAGCCGCGAGGGGCGGTAGTCGTACTTCATGTAGTAGTCCTGCAGCTTGCACTCCCCGGCCTGGTCGCAGATGGAGCAGTCCACGGGGTGGTTGAGCAGCAGGAACTCCATCACCGCGCGCCGCTGCTCCTTCACCTTGGGCGAGGTGGTGTTGATGACCTGGCCCTCGGCCAGCGGCGTCTGGCACGCCGGCACCATCTTGGGCGCGTTGGAGGCCTCCACCAGGCAGATGCGGCAGTTGGCCGCGATGGAGAGGCGCGGGTGATAGCAGTAGTAGGGGATCTCCGAGCCGACCGACTTGGCCGCGTCGATCATGTTCGTCCCCGGCTTCACCACGACTTCCCGGCCGTCGACGGTGCACGTGACGAAGCCCGGGTTCTTCGGCGGCGGGGGCTTGGGCGGGCCGCCCGCGGGAGGGGCGGGGGGCTTGGGGGGCGTGGTGCTGCTGTGGGCGACGGGCGGGGTGTCCGCCTTGGGGGCTGCCGGAGGATTGGAGGGCTCGGGGCCGATCTTCGCCGCGGGCGTGTCCGTGGGCGCACCCTTGGGGGGCGGCTGTGCGTCGCCCGTCGGCTTCTTGGAGTCGTTGTCGCTCACTGCTCGACCTCGCCGCCGATCATGTTGATCGTGTCAAAGGTGGGGATGAGGTCCGCCAGCATCTTGCCCTCGATGATGTGGGACACGGAGGAGAGGATGGGGAAGCCCGGGGCGCGGACGTGGACCTTGTAGGGCCTGCCGCGCCCGTCGCTCACCAGGTACCAGCCCAGCTCGCCGTTGGAGGCCTCGGTGGCGTCGTACACCTCGCCGGGGGGCACCTGGATGCCCTCCATGACGAGCTTGAAGTGGCTCATCACGCCTTCGATGGTGCCGTACACCTCGGGCTTGGGAGGCAGCGCGATGCGCCAGTCGTCCACGATGATGGGGCCGCCGGGCAGCTGCTTGAAGGCCTGGCGGATGATCCGGTCGGACTGGTGCAGCTCCTCCAGGCGCATCAGGAACCGGTCGTAGTTGTCCCCGTGCTCTCCGATGGGGACATCGAAGTCGAGCTGGTTGTAGACCCAGTAGGGCTTTGCCTTGCGGACGTCGTAGTCGACGCCCGAGGCGCGCAAGCAGGGGCCGGTGAAGCCGAAGCTCAGCGCGTCCTCGGCGTTGATGGTGCCGGTGCCCTTCATGCGGTCCACGAAGATGCGGTTGCGCAGCAGGAGGCCCTTCACCTCCACGAGCAGCTCCTGGATCTTGTCCAGCGACTTGAGCACCTTCTCGATCCACCCCTCGGGCAGGTCGCGGTTGAGGCCGCCCACGCGCCCATAGCTGGTGGTCAGGCGCGCGCCCGTCAGCTCCGACACCCGGTCCATGATGAGCTCGCGGCCCTCGAGGACCAGCAGGAACGGGGCAAATCCCCCCAGCTCCAGGCCGGTGGCGCCCACCAGGGTGAGGTGGTCCTGCATGCGGTGCAGCTCGGCGCCGATGACGCGGATGTACTGGGCGCGCTCGGGGATCTCCAGGCCGATGAGCTTCTCCACGGCGTTGAGGAAGCCGAAGTTGTTCATCAGCGCGGACACGTAGTTGAGCCGGTCCGTGTACGGCAGGCACTGGGTCCAGGTGACGTTCTCGCAGCTCTTCTGGAAGCCGCGGTGCAGAAAGCCGATCTCCGGGTCCGCCTTGAGGATCGTCTCCCCCTCCAGCTCCACGCGCATG encodes the following:
- a CDS encoding 2Fe-2S iron-sulfur cluster-binding protein; amino-acid sequence: MSDNDSKKPTGDAQPPPKGAPTDTPAAKIGPEPSNPPAAPKADTPPVAHSSTTPPKPPAPPAGGPPKPPPPKNPGFVTCTVDGREVVVKPGTNMIDAAKSVGSEIPYYCYHPRLSIAANCRICLVEASNAPKMVPACQTPLAEGQVINTTSPKVKEQRRAVMEFLLLNHPVDCSICDQAGECKLQDYYMKYDYRPSRLEGGKALKNKRKVLGPRVVLDQERCILCTRCVRFMNEIPKEPQLGVFGRGSHERIDVFPGNELSSNYSLNTVDVCPVGALLSRDFRFRARAWFLSATPSVCTGCSRGCAIYADWMSQDTYRYRPRENEAINKSWMCDQGRLSYKSLNLGRVLSASVGRRATQPKDTAQPVLSRVEAAKAAAQALQPLAKSAKLAVLASPLVSNEDLLAGLSFAKATLGIQDVYVGGRPQGDADHFLMTADKNPNRKGLELIARGLGLTLKPFEDLTAAIRSGKVKALYALGTEVPSSEEAFAQVAAQLEVFVAQALTESAVTAQATVLLPASAHIEDEGSFVQQDGIVQRFRKAYPSKGEAVPHWRWSSEISRALGGTQAWNSARDVFRELAAQVTEFASFNWDQASPPDREKPGINPLPTGADGRPAGYREFGTPRVRGI
- the nuoD gene encoding NADH dehydrogenase (quinone) subunit D; amino-acid sequence: MSDHPKPEDSNPDTDAYAHESELEAHLQTKRMYVNMGPSHPATHGTVRMRVELEGETILKADPEIGFLHRGFQKSCENVTWTQCLPYTDRLNYVSALMNNFGFLNAVEKLIGLEIPERAQYIRVIGAELHRMQDHLTLVGATGLELGGFAPFLLVLEGRELIMDRVSELTGARLTTSYGRVGGLNRDLPEGWIEKVLKSLDKIQELLVEVKGLLLRNRIFVDRMKGTGTINAEDALSFGFTGPCLRASGVDYDVRKAKPYWVYNQLDFDVPIGEHGDNYDRFLMRLEELHQSDRIIRQAFKQLPGGPIIVDDWRIALPPKPEVYGTIEGVMSHFKLVMEGIQVPPGEVYDATEASNGELGWYLVSDGRGRPYKVHVRAPGFPILSSVSHIIEGKMLADLIPTFDTINMIGGEVEQ